GCCAGGGCTGCAACGGGATAAGCAACGTCATCAATCCCAGCGGTAAAAATGGAATGCCGATCTTATTCGCAATTTTATTGACGCCGGCAGAATGATAGGCATACGGGTTGATGTATTCGCCGTTGACGGTGGCAAACGGAATGATGTCCGTGCGATATTTCAGGCTAACGCGCACAAACGAAGTGGCAAAGCGCTGCAATTGATAGCGTTTGTCGAAGCCTTTGCCGATGCCGGGCACGCCCTCGGGATAGATCAGTACATTGGCATCATTGTCGTGCATCATCGTTTCAACGTTCAGGGAAGTGGCATCGACGCTGCCGACGCGCTTCCAAAAGTCGGCGACGAGAAAGGGATTCATCAGCGTGGTTTGCGAGAGCATGGGCGCTGTCAGCGCGCGCACCGCCCGGGAAAAATCAAAATGATTGCGCTTCAGCAGTTGCGAGGTGAAAATAATGCCGTCCCACGGAAATGCCATGCCGGCATGATTGCTGGCAAAAATCAACGGGCGCTCCGGATTGTTGCGCTCGGGGAACGGATCAAAGCCGATGAACTGCGATCGAAAGTAGCATTGATCGAGCGGCTCCAGCACCTGCTTGACGAGATTGACGGCAAACTCGCGATCAAAACGCTGCGCGACGATTTTTTGGTTTGCCCGCACCAACGCATTCATGCCTGTTTCAGATAGGGCAATCGTATATCTTTCCATTTCACCTCCTGCTGAAACAGAGAGCGACGAAGTACACAAGCTCAAGATTACGATGAGATCTGTCATCTCACGCCGGCTTGCCGGGATCACAGAGTTGTTGATTTTGGGCTCATTTCTCTGCGCGTTCCGCGTAGTCAGCGAGAGATAAAATGCCATCGAATTTATGAAAATGAACACGACGTCAAACTGCGGGGCGCAAAAATTCTGCTCTGCACAAATTTGCAACAATCACGCCGCAAGCAAAACCGGAAATTTCTCGCAAGATGATAGCTTTTAGGCAGCCGCCAAAGCGCTTTTTTGTCAATTCAAACCTCCTGCCCAAAATTTTGGTTTATTCGGAAAGCGCTAAACAACTTTGAGCAAAAACACATTGCGTCATAAATATCTTGCATTAGATAACGCAATGTGCTATAATCACTCGTGATCTTGAATTTTATTAACAAAAAAGGCAATAAATTTGCTATCGACATTTGGTGTCTCATTGCGTAATAAATTTACGCAATGCGTTAAATTTAACTTGACTTTTATAACGCAATGTGTTATTATTGGAGCAACCAATGGTCCGAGTAATCAAACGCTACGAGAACAGAAAACTCTATGACACAACCGAGCGGCAATATGTTTCGTTGGAAGAAATCGCTGGCTTGATTCGAAGTGGTGTTGATGTTCAAGTGGTGGACAACACAAATGGTGAAGATATTACCACACAAACCCTAACCCAAGTCATTTTTGAAGAAGGCAAGAAAGGCCGCAACCCGCTCTCCAAAGATCTGCTGCATGAGTTGATTCGTGTGGGCAGCAATCTCATTGACGGCGGTATTCAACAAGTGCGTCATGGGTTGGATATGCTGGTGCCAAGCTCAATCAACAAGATTTTTAACTCCGATCATGCCGAAGATTTGCGGCAACTGCAAAAGCGGGTAGAATCGCTGGAAAAAATCATCAAGGCTTTGGCCGAGCAAAATGTCACAGAAAAGCCAAAAAGTGGAAACGTTCGTCAATTATGATAATTGGGAAGCGTCATTTTCTTGATATTGGGAAAATCGTTCAAATGAAGCGTGCTTTATTTGACGTAAACTGTTTAAAATTCGCCGGCCCTTTTATGGCCTAAGTATTGCAAAACGCTGGGCGGTGCAGTGTTCGTTTAATTGGAATGTGAAACTCGTCCGGGCGGATGGTACCCTAACGCCTAACGCGTGTAGAACGGTAGTAAACGGTAGTACGCTGTTTGCAGTAAAGCCGCCCGGACGAAATTTCAGGGTGCCGCCAAGCAATGCCATCATGTGGTCGTGATCATTGAAGGTGTTGGCGATTTCGGCATGAGGACGATGCTGAGATCAACGTGAGGATGAGCGCGAAGCGAATGGTCAAGCTTGGAAAGGAGAACGTCATGACATCCGAAAAGGAACTCTTCGAACACAAACCCATGGAGAAACTGGTCGACGAGGCCAAAGGCACACTGGAATTACTGCAAGAAGGCATCTCCAAAACCTCCCGTGAGATTTGGCTGGCAGGGTTGGGCATTTTTTCAACGATTGACAAAGAAGGCGCGAAGATGTTCAATCGTTTTGTGGAACGTGGGCGCGATCTGGTTGAGAAAAATGGCAAACCCTTGATGGCGACAAAGAAAAACGGCGATCCGGCCCCGACGTATGTCAGCGAGAAAGTCGATCAATTCACGCATGACATTTTCTCACGGCTCGATGATGCAGCCGAATTCATCCGCAAGAGAGTTTTGGGGCCGTCAGAAGCTTCGGGCGAGGTCACGCATGATGAAGTGAAAATCTTGTCCGAAAAAGTCGACAAACTAACCGAAAGCGTGGCATCGCTGGTTCACCGATTGGATGATGCGACAAAAACCGGTCCTCGGGCAAAGACCACAATGTGATATTTACTTGAGCCTCCGAGAACATAAAATGCTAACCGGACGGTTTTTATGTGAGAGTCATAAGGACTTGTAGGGTATGCTTAAGCTGATCCAAGCACCGCCCGGTTAGCGTTCTCGGAAAGGTGGTCAGAGTATCTTGCCTATGAGGTCGGAGATTTGCAGAAAAAGCTGTCAATGCTAAGACAGCTTTTTCTGTTTTGACAGGCCAGGGATGATGGAAACTGCCACGCACACGGCTGCACCCAATGCTGCCTTGATTTCATCAGAACAAGAACCAGAACTCCGGCAGAGAACCAATCATAAACCAATTGCGCCAGCAACCCTGCGTGAGTTGCCTTTAACGGCCGTTCACGCGCGCCCCTATCGCCGGAAAGTGGGACATCGCTTTTTTTTGCTGTATCGCCATGTGCTCGGCTTGCTCGCAGGCAGTCATCTTGCCTACGTCAACAACCTCCCCCCTGACAAACGCAAATTCTTGAATTCACCCGGCGCGCGCGTGCTGGCCTTCCTGCTGCGGCCCTTCGTCAAGAAAGAATTACGCGACCGGCCCTTTGCTGTGCAGTTGCGCCGGCGGCTGGAAATGCTGGGGCCGACCTACGTCAAGCTCGGCCAGATCATGGCGATTCGTGAAGATATTTTGCCGAAGGAGATCACGGACGAGCTGAGACAATTGTTGGATCGCCTGCCGGAAGCGCCCTTTGCCGCGGTCCGGCAAATCATCGAAGCCAGCCTGGGCAAGCCGCTGGAAGATTTGTTTTGGGATATTCAGGAAAGCGCCATCGGCTCTGCCTCCATCGCGCAGACTCACCTCGCCAAAACCAAGCTGGGCGAAACCGTTGTGGTCAAAGTCATCAAGCCCGGCATTCGCGAGGCGATTCTTTCGGATATCAAGCTGCTGCAACTCCTCGCGCGTCTGCTGGAAGAGCTTATTCCGCGCTATCAGCCCGAAATGATCATCAACGAATTTTGCGCCTACACCGAGCGGGAGATCGATCTCACCTACGAAGCGGATCACGCGGAAATCTTCGCCGCCAATTTCGCGCATCAACCTGAGGTGGTTTTCCCCAAAATTTATCGTGCGCTCAGCTCGCGAGATGTTCTTTGCATGGAATACTTCGACGGGTGGAAGCCGAATGACCCGCATGTCCGCCAATTCAGCTCGAGTGAGATCCAAAAAATTATTGATCTCGGCGCCGGCGCCATCATCAAAATGTTGTATGCCGACGGCTTTTTTCACGCCGATTTACACACCGGCAATTTGATTGTATTGCCCGGGCCCAAGGTGGGATTCATCGATGTCGGCATGGTGGGCCGTTTCGACGAAAAAATGAAGCTCAGCATGTTGTATTATTTTTACTCGCTGGTCAACGGCGACATCGAAGGCTCGGCAAAGTATTTGACGGCCATGGCGCGCATTGGAGAAGGCGGCGATGTCATCGGCTTCAGGCGCTCGGTTTCGGATTTATTTCGCCGCTATCTGCTGCGCGCCTCCGATGGCCGCCTGAGCCTGGCGCAACTCATCCTGGCCTCGCTGCGAATCGGCGGCAAATACCGCATCTTTTTCCCGGTGGAAATGACGTTGATGGTCAAAGCCCTGGTGACGTTCGAAGGCGTGGGCTTGCAACTCGATCCCAATCTCGATGTGCCCGCGCTGTCGCGCCGGCATATTCGCGCGATCTACAGCGAACATTACGATCCCATGCGCTTGTTCCAGCAATTCATGAGCGGCCTGCCGGAAATGGTGGATGTTCTGGTGCGCGCGCCGGAATTCATTTCCGAAAGCTCGCGCTATTTGCAGCAACTCTTCAACGCCCCGCGTCCGGAAAGTCCGGTGATCGGCCTGCGCAGCGGCCTCATGGCCGGCTCGTGCATCATCGGCGGCGTCATCGCGTTTGTGGCCGGCGCCCCGCTGCTGCTTTGGGCCGGATTGTTTGCGTCGAGCGTGGTATTTTTCTTCTTGAGAAAATAACCATGAAACCGAATTATCCCATCATCCTCGCGCACGGAATTACGCGGCCAGATTATCTCATCGATTTCATCATCCGCAAATTAAATTTGCACGATTTCAGCCGGGCGGCCGATCACCTGCATTACTTCAAAGGCATTGCCAGCCACTTGCGCAAGCATGGTTTTGAAGTTCATACCACCAGCGTCAGTTTTGCCGCTAATGTCGAAACGCGCGCGAAAGATCTCGCGCGTGAGCTTCAAAAAATCCTGGCGAATACCGGCCATCAGAAAGTGCATATCATCGGCCACAGCATGGGCGGCCTGGATGCGCGCCACATGATCGTCGATGAGAACATGGCGGATTACGTTGCCAGCGTGACGACAATTGGCACGCCGCATTTGGGCGCCAGCGTGGCCGATTGGTTCATGCAAAACGGCTTTTCAAAAATTCTCGACACCCTGCGCAAAGTCATCAATCTTGATGGCTTCAAGAGTTTGACCTCGGAGGCCTGCCGGGCATTCAATGAATCAGCGCGCGCGGCCGAGGCCACGAACGAGGTGATTTATCAAACCTATGCCGGCTGGCAAAAACGCGAATTGACCTTCCTCCCTTTTCAAAAAACCTGGCAAATCACCTATGACCGGGAGGGCGACAACGATGGCTTGGTGTCAAAAACCTCGCAGAAATGGCAGGAGTGTTTGGTCGCTGAGGACGGCACAGCCAAAATCATCATGCAACACGATTTTCCCGTGGCCGCGGATCATGTGAATCAAATGGGCTGGTGGCATCTCAACGGCGTCGAACGCGCGGAATGGTGGGATTGGGGCGTGTGGCGGGAAAAAAGGCAATATGAAACAACGATTAAAAACGTTTATTTGAACATCGCGCAAAATATTACCCAAAACGAAAACAACAAAATCATTATGCCCGCTGCGTGAACCGGGGCACGGCGCGCAGGCCAGCAAAAGCCGTTTCGTCCAAGTGGGCGAGGCGGCTTTTTTGTTTTTATGATGAGCCGCAATTTTTTCCGCGGCTTGTTGTATTTGCGCATTTATTTTTTTATCCTATTTGCGTTACAATGATCGTTGCGGCAAGCCGTAATTCACCAAAATGAACCGAACGTCTTCCGTTGACTTTCCATGCTCTCCTTGAAAACCCTCATCGTTGACGATGAATGGCTGGTGCGCTCGGAGCTGAAAACCATGCTCGCCGGCTATCCGGAAATCACGCTGATCGGCGAGGCCGCCAACGTCGCCCAAGCCATTCCACTGATTCAAAAAAATCCTCCCGATGTGATTTTTTTGGATATTCAAATGCCGGGCGCTTCGGGTTTCGATTTGCTCGACCAAATTGATACCGCCGCGCGGATTATTTTCATTACCGCCTACGATAAATATGCGCTGCGCGCTTTCGAAGTCAATGCCCTCGACTATTTGCTGAAACCGATCAGCAAAGAACGCCTGGCGAAGGCTGTTAAAAAGCTGAGTTCGAATGAGCTTGGTTCGGCACAGCCGCATAAAAAAGCCGCCTATGATGATGTGCTTTATGTCATCGTCAACGGCGCGCTGAAATTCATCAAGCTGCCGTTGTTGAAGTGCATTACCGCTGAGGGCAATTACTCGTACATTTTTTACGCCGACAAACCCCGCGCGCTGGTTTCAAAAACATTGCAGGATTGGGAAGATCTGCTGCCGGAAAAGCAATTTGTGCGGATTCATCGCTCGGCCATCGTCAATTTTGAGTATGTGGAACAGGTGAGAAAATGCAAAAATTATACGCAGGAGGTTTTTGTCAAGGGCATTGAAAAGCCGTTCATGATGAGCCGGCGTTATGCCTCCAAGCTGAAACACCTGCTTCCCGTTTAACCCGCACTCTGGACGAAGTTCTGTTAACGATTTGTCTTTAATCCTTCAACCTGCCTGACGCGCTTCCAAACAATGTACAAGAAAATAGATGCCGCAATGAACTGCGGCACACCCGAGAGCGCCAATAAAGCGCCTGCAAAATTGCTTTGCGTGTAGCTGAAAAGAGGCTCCAAGATCAAACGGGCAGCCAAACCCAGATTCAATCCGAAATAGCAGATTCGCGCCAGGGGCAGCGTGTAACGGCCGCCGTCGGGAAAGGCATCTTTATTGAGGGGAAACATCCACAAGCCCACGCCAATGACGATGTTCACCAGCCAGCCGGCAAGCCCCATATGCAGATGCACGATCACCCACACGCGAGGCGCCGGCCCGATCAGCCAATTATGATAAAGAAAAATCGCACCGGCCAGAAACGTGAGCACGAGATAAACGGCGCTGGTACGAATGAACCACCGAACGGTTTGGGGCATGAGAATTTTGGTGGATTGATTCTACGTCGTCAGATGCACTTGCATGAGCCGTTAAACACACGAAATAGACAAAAGTTTTTCGCGCGTTTCGTGGGCAAAATTCAAATGTGCCTGAGTAGAATTAACAATTGGCAATTTGTAATTAGCAATTTTGAGAGGTGAATGGCCAATTGTTAATTGTCACTGTTGTGATCGAAGCTTGTTGTTCGGATTATTCGCTTCGCCGCGCTGCTGGCTCAAATACTCAGCAATAATGCGAATGTGCTCATCCGGCAGATAGAAAAACGGCGGCATGCGACTGTTGCCTTTGATGGCATAGGGGTTTTTGATCCAACGCGCCAGCCATTCCGCCTCGCGCTTGGTTCCAATATCATCCAACACCGGCCCAACGCGACTGCCGGTGCCGTGCAGTTTGTGGCAGGAAAAGCAGCCGTATTTTTTCATCAACGCGTGGCCCTCGCTGCCGTTGCCTGCGGCTGAAACGTTCGCCGAGTTGTGAATTGCCAAATTGATCGTCACCGCCGTCAACAACATCATGCAGAATCCGGCGAAGAATATGAAAAAAACTTTTCTGCTTGGGGTGGTCATGAATGAGATTTTGATTTAAAACACAAAGCGCTTTGGCGCCACTTCGGCTTGCGCTTCAACTTCCTCCAGAACATTCTGCGCCACTTTCAAAAAGCGCTTGGCCACTTCGAGCTGGGGCTGCGCGAGAACCACGGGCGCGCCGGTATCGCCGCCCACGCGCACCGCCGCGATGATGGGAATATCGCCGAGAAACGTCACGCCTTCGCGTCGCGCGGCCTCACGGACGCCGCCATAACCGAAAATGTCATGCTCCTTGCCGCAATCCGGGCACAGAAAACGGCTCATATTTTCGATCACGCCCAGCACCGGCACATTGACCTTTTGAAACATGCGCAAGCCTTTCATCGCATCGCTCAACGCCACGGGCTGCGGGGTCGAAACGATGACCGCGCCAGTGAGCACGAGTTTCTGCGAAATGGTGAGCTGCGCATCACCTGTGCCGGGCGGCAGATCGAGGAGAAGAAAATCCAATTCGCCCCAGTCGACATCACGCAACATCTGCTCGATGGCGCGGCTGACCAGTGGCCCGCGCCAGATCACAGCCGTGTCACTCGGCGCCAAGAATCCCAGCGACATGACTTTGACGCCGTCGCGTTCGAGCGGAACGATTTTGCGATTTGCGGAGCGCGGCTGTTTCCCCTCCAATCCAAGCATCATCGGCAGATTCGGACCATAAATATCCGCGTCCAACAAGCCGACTTTTTTGCCGAGCGCCTTCAAAGCAAAGGCGAGATTGACGGCGACTGTCGATTTGCCCACGCCGCCTTTGCCGCTGGCAATGGCGATTTTGTATTGCACGCCGGCCAGCGAGTTGTTCATCGCAGCTTGTCGGGCGGCAAGTTTTTCAGCGTTGGCTTCTGCCGTGGTCTTTTCGTTGATTTGCAAATCAATCTCGGTAATCCCCAACTCGCGCAACGCCTGTTCAATGGAGGGCCGCAATTTGCTTCCCGCCTTTCCTTCAGTTGTGACCAGCTCGAGCTTGAGCGTCGCCATATTGCCGCAAGCGCGTACTTCCTTCACCAGGCCAAAGCTCACAATATCGCGGCTATAGCCGGGATAAGGCACGGACTGCAATTTTTTCAGAATTTGTTCTTTGGTTGCCATGGCTTGACCTCAATGCTTTTCGTCCGGCATGCCGAGAGGATTCGTTTCGTGCGCATGCCCAACTCCGGTTTTCCTTGCCGCAGTGTAGAGGCCTTCAACATAGTGAATGAAGGTCACGTAGGCTTGTACATACTCGCGTCCGGCCTTCACATCATCTTGGTTGAAATTCTTTTTGGCCTTGGCTGTGGTGAACGTTTCTTGCAAACCGTTGTGCATCATCTCGCTGAGCAATTTGAACAGCGGCTCTGCTGAGCCAGTTTCGAGCGCCTTGTCGCCGGCAGGAATGGCGGGGCCGCGATCGAGTCCGGCGGGCTTCAAACCGGTGTACGGCGCGCCTTCACCGGCGCGATGAACACGAACCAATGTCTCGAAGAAGTACATATCCGCAAGTTGTTTCGCTTCCGCGTTGAGTTTTCGAACGTTCACTGTTTGCTCAAATGCACCCCTGATTTCTGCTTCGTCCTTCGGCTGCACCCAAATCAACACGAAATTGACATTCTCGGTCTCCAGCGCTTTTTGCGCAGCTTTGATTACCGGGCCATCCAGCGCATCGCAATGGGCGAAGACGCTGTTGGTTCCGAAAGACAATGCCATAAACCAGGCAGCTAATCCAGCAAAACGCGCGAGTAAATTTTTGTTCTGCATGATTTTTTTGCTCCTCTGTTGTGATACCTTAATAAAGCGAATTCACGCGAGCTTTGATTCGCGCCTGTTCGCCTCAAACCGCGGTTGGCGGCTTGCGGGCGCTCAACCGGCATATTGTTGCGCATCGACTCCGACAGTTTTCTCGCGTTCCATCACCAGCGCGCGCGGGAAAAGCACATTGTTTTCCTTGTGGACATGTTGATGCATATCGCGTTCAAGCCGCGCCAGGGCATCCAGCATGGCACGATAGGTGTTGCACGCCCAATCCGGCGGCGTGTAATCGTCGGTGAGTTCGCGCATTCGTTCCAGCGCCGAACCGGCCTGGTCATGCTCTGCCTCCATCTGGCGAATGGGGTTGGCAAGGGAGCCGCAGTGGAACCTCGGAGCCGTGGCGCTCGCCTCGATTTCGCGCACCATGGGAAACAAAATGCGTTCTTCCTTCATCATATGACTTGATAATTCTTCGAACAATGCAACAAACGTTTCTCGCACTTGCCAAAGACGGGGCTCATTTTCACCGTGAACCGACGCCACTTTTTGCGTCATCGCGTTCAGGCGAGGTAGTTCGGAGCGCAAATAGGTATGATGCGTCTGTTCGATGTGATCGGCCAAACCCGTGAGCGACATGGCCGCGGCATCGACAATCG
The Cytophagia bacterium CHB2 genome window above contains:
- a CDS encoding AarF/ABC1/UbiB kinase family protein, encoding MMETATHTAAPNAALISSEQEPELRQRTNHKPIAPATLRELPLTAVHARPYRRKVGHRFFLLYRHVLGLLAGSHLAYVNNLPPDKRKFLNSPGARVLAFLLRPFVKKELRDRPFAVQLRRRLEMLGPTYVKLGQIMAIREDILPKEITDELRQLLDRLPEAPFAAVRQIIEASLGKPLEDLFWDIQESAIGSASIAQTHLAKTKLGETVVVKVIKPGIREAILSDIKLLQLLARLLEELIPRYQPEMIINEFCAYTEREIDLTYEADHAEIFAANFAHQPEVVFPKIYRALSSRDVLCMEYFDGWKPNDPHVRQFSSSEIQKIIDLGAGAIIKMLYADGFFHADLHTGNLIVLPGPKVGFIDVGMVGRFDEKMKLSMLYYFYSLVNGDIEGSAKYLTAMARIGEGGDVIGFRRSVSDLFRRYLLRASDGRLSLAQLILASLRIGGKYRIFFPVEMTLMVKALVTFEGVGLQLDPNLDVPALSRRHIRAIYSEHYDPMRLFQQFMSGLPEMVDVLVRAPEFISESSRYLQQLFNAPRPESPVIGLRSGLMAGSCIIGGVIAFVAGAPLLLWAGLFASSVVFFFLRK
- a CDS encoding alpha/beta fold hydrolase; this translates as MKPNYPIILAHGITRPDYLIDFIIRKLNLHDFSRAADHLHYFKGIASHLRKHGFEVHTTSVSFAANVETRAKDLARELQKILANTGHQKVHIIGHSMGGLDARHMIVDENMADYVASVTTIGTPHLGASVADWFMQNGFSKILDTLRKVINLDGFKSLTSEACRAFNESARAAEATNEVIYQTYAGWQKRELTFLPFQKTWQITYDREGDNDGLVSKTSQKWQECLVAEDGTAKIIMQHDFPVAADHVNQMGWWHLNGVERAEWWDWGVWREKRQYETTIKNVYLNIAQNITQNENNKIIMPAA
- a CDS encoding response regulator transcription factor — translated: MLSLKTLIVDDEWLVRSELKTMLAGYPEITLIGEAANVAQAIPLIQKNPPDVIFLDIQMPGASGFDLLDQIDTAARIIFITAYDKYALRAFEVNALDYLLKPISKERLAKAVKKLSSNELGSAQPHKKAAYDDVLYVIVNGALKFIKLPLLKCITAEGNYSYIFYADKPRALVSKTLQDWEDLLPEKQFVRIHRSAIVNFEYVEQVRKCKNYTQEVFVKGIEKPFMMSRRYASKLKHLLPV
- a CDS encoding cytochrome c — its product is MTTPSRKVFFIFFAGFCMMLLTAVTINLAIHNSANVSAAGNGSEGHALMKKYGCFSCHKLHGTGSRVGPVLDDIGTKREAEWLARWIKNPYAIKGNSRMPPFFYLPDEHIRIIAEYLSQQRGEANNPNNKLRSQQ
- a CDS encoding DUF59 domain-containing protein → MATKEQILKKLQSVPYPGYSRDIVSFGLVKEVRACGNMATLKLELVTTEGKAGSKLRPSIEQALRELGITEIDLQINEKTTAEANAEKLAARQAAMNNSLAGVQYKIAIASGKGGVGKSTVAVNLAFALKALGKKVGLLDADIYGPNLPMMLGLEGKQPRSANRKIVPLERDGVKVMSLGFLAPSDTAVIWRGPLVSRAIEQMLRDVDWGELDFLLLDLPPGTGDAQLTISQKLVLTGAVIVSTPQPVALSDAMKGLRMFQKVNVPVLGVIENMSRFLCPDCGKEHDIFGYGGVREAARREGVTFLGDIPIIAAVRVGGDTGAPVVLAQPQLEVAKRFLKVAQNVLEEVEAQAEVAPKRFVF
- the ric gene encoding iron-sulfur cluster repair di-iron protein, whose product is MTTFQIHNTVGEIVARQPALSRAFEAAGIDYCCGGKKTLEEACRKKGIDPQTFLVTLAKSAAAAEQPIVDAAAMSLTGLADHIEQTHHTYLRSELPRLNAMTQKVASVHGENEPRLWQVRETFVALFEELSSHMMKEERILFPMVREIEASATAPRFHCGSLANPIRQMEAEHDQAGSALERMRELTDDYTPPDWACNTYRAMLDALARLERDMHQHVHKENNVLFPRALVMEREKTVGVDAQQYAG